A genomic window from Haliaeetus albicilla chromosome 10, bHalAlb1.1, whole genome shotgun sequence includes:
- the LOC138687157 gene encoding scale keratin-like, translating into MSCYDLCPPKTGVAVPQPIAESCNELCARQCPDSTAFIQPPPVVVTFPGPILSSFPQQAVVGSSGAPAFGGNLGLGGLYGAGATLGSGGLCTFGRPYASPACSPCALPRYSKKLWDTCGPC; encoded by the coding sequence ATGTCTTGCTACGACCTGTGCCCACCGAAAACCGGCGTCGCCGTCCCCCAGCCCATCGCCGAGAGCTGCAACGAGCTGTGCGCCCGGCAGTGCCCCGACTCGACGGCCTTCATCCAGCCGCCCCCCGTCgtcgtcaccttccccggccccatcctcagctccttcccccagcaagcCGTGGTGGGCTCCTCCGGAGCACCCGCCTTTGGGGGCaacctggggctgggaggcctCTACGGCGCCGGCGCCACCCTGGGCTCGGGGGGCCTCTGCACCTTTGGCAGACCCTACGCTTCTCCCGCCTGCAGCCCTTGTGCCTTGCCCCGCTACAGCAAGAAGCTGTGGGACACCTGTGGGCCCTGCTAg